A DNA window from Mariprofundus aestuarium contains the following coding sequences:
- a CDS encoding group II truncated hemoglobin: protein MQIQSDSRTFYERIGGEEPLRQLVQRFYFHMDKLKEAETIRWMHADNLQSAEDKLFMFLSGWMGGPSLFIEKFGHPRLRMRHITFKIGESERDQWMLCMKHALADVVADKTLSDELYAALHGIADFMRNQP from the coding sequence ATGCAAATCCAGAGCGATAGCCGCACCTTCTACGAACGCATTGGTGGTGAAGAGCCCCTGCGCCAACTGGTACAGCGCTTCTATTTTCATATGGATAAGCTGAAGGAAGCAGAGACCATCCGCTGGATGCATGCGGACAACCTGCAATCAGCCGAGGATAAACTATTCATGTTCCTATCCGGCTGGATGGGTGGCCCATCACTGTTCATTGAGAAGTTCGGCCACCCTCGCCTACGCATGCGCCACATCACCTTCAAAATCGGCGAGTCAGAGCGCGATCAATGGATGCTCTGCATGAAACATGCACTGGCTGACGTGGTAGCAGATAAGACCCTCTCTGACGAACTCTACGCCGCCCTACACGGCATCGCCGACTTCATGCGCAATCAGCCCTGA
- a CDS encoding substrate-binding domain-containing protein — translation MVGFAQDTMSNDWRASQVNAVKEALAKYPYIRFVYTDAKGSTAQQVLDIENLVEQGIDLLITSPRDGKSMTPVISSVYKKRIPVMLLTRQIESDDFTIFLGADDHKIGAQVAERIAERLHKKGRVVMVTGVPTATTAIKRTEGFFEALKAYPEIKVVAKRNGNYLRGNAIMAMDELLNEGVMFDAIYAQSDSMAVGIRLALKKNGINPKSIPIVGIDYISEAREAIRSGEQDATFIYPTCGPEAEEYILKILKGEQTPKYVDIPSQMITIENVEQLAPIF, via the coding sequence GTGGTCGGCTTTGCCCAAGACACGATGTCTAATGATTGGCGTGCATCACAGGTCAACGCTGTTAAAGAGGCTCTGGCTAAATACCCCTACATCCGATTTGTTTATACCGATGCAAAAGGCAGTACTGCACAACAGGTTCTCGATATTGAAAATCTGGTAGAACAAGGCATTGATCTACTCATTACCAGCCCCAGAGACGGTAAGTCGATGACTCCGGTGATATCCAGCGTTTATAAGAAGAGAATTCCCGTAATGCTTTTGACCCGGCAGATTGAGAGTGATGACTTCACCATTTTCCTCGGCGCCGATGACCATAAGATAGGTGCTCAGGTGGCAGAGAGGATCGCTGAGAGGCTGCATAAAAAAGGGCGTGTAGTGATGGTGACAGGCGTTCCAACGGCGACCACCGCTATCAAACGCACAGAAGGTTTTTTTGAGGCGTTGAAGGCCTATCCAGAGATCAAGGTAGTGGCGAAAAGAAATGGAAACTATTTGCGGGGCAACGCCATTATGGCTATGGATGAACTGCTGAATGAGGGGGTTATGTTTGATGCGATCTACGCACAGAGTGACAGCATGGCCGTGGGTATCCGTCTGGCCCTTAAAAAAAATGGTATAAATCCGAAAAGCATTCCCATTGTCGGTATCGATTATATCTCAGAGGCGAGAGAGGCAATCCGAAGTGGAGAACAGGATGCTACATTTATCTATCCTACCTGTGGCCCCGAGGCTGAGGAGTATATTTTGAAAATCCTAAAGGGCGAGCAGACCCCTAAGTATGTCGACATTCCATCGCAGATGATCACCATAGAGAATGTTGAGCAGCTCGCTCCGATCTTCTGA
- a CDS encoding PAS domain-containing hybrid sensor histidine kinase/response regulator — translation MKVKVKLILIWLLSLVVMLLLMASVTAYFSWNYHQLEAKERIQHGFNELDRTIHLELNTLKANAKILSEDRQVVAGISMISSYQDINSYQPLIFDVEKRKLASILSSLASASDIDVIALYDGNSRLSSFFIHDDDQEQTHSESFATLPHQRPDEVKYVGYLSYDQGSAKVFISSTIHEPFIESRELPDFFTAKLLQVPVKEPLTRIYDGGEGLVLEMLQPIWRSLPAGERREVGFLRLAKVMDKAFAVKVSKSAALEFSIWLSESRQFGNIQGIDDLNPFLASETVQMELPGVYQHTWVEDVEHFMGISNQQLANGQSVAFIFNVSKQQLQLDMEQVRNAALLVLLFGFILAPFGIYLLNRNISLPISRLTSGVESLSMGSFNRIEGLNEKDEFGYLASAFNNMSDAIQKRGEELKQSEERFSLAMRGANDGLWDWNLLTDEVYYSPRWFTMLGYEPDAFPAVLDTWSRLAHPDDKERFLQHAQDYLEERVDKMEMEMRMKHRDGHDVIVLTRSIKVVRESDGKPIRLVGTHVDITEQKEASIFLSALLDNIGEAMVSCDAQGNLVQFNQAAMQLHGLPAKPIPTEQWAEYYDLYQPDGCTLLRREEIPLFRALQGEHVQNVEMVVAPKNSSPRFLVANGQPLVDSSGQTFGAVVTMHDITERKDLEEQLIQSQKMEAIGTLVGGIAHDFNNTLAGITGNLYLAKKGSKDNSETFKRLETIEDLSFKAAGMIQQLLSFSRKGTFNKKPVTISSFLKEIIKIHRVAIPENIKLIQAIEPSDMEIYADINQIQQVIVNLLNNARDAVCDVQKPEITLQLEKYVADSQFKKSYPEAEGDEFACISVIDNGVGVKEADLEHLFEPFFTTKEVGKGTGLGLSMAYGTVQSHGGVIMLDSAYGKGATFKVYLPLLKETGSLSVDKSEDEIIQGHGETILLVDDNHDVIQIGRDILESIGYKVITALNGLDAVEVYKAQGNSINLILLDLVMPEMGGVEAAKVIRDLNKDAKLIFVTGYDSDQQLNDAENISAKLISKPFKVAELSQGIQAVLKS, via the coding sequence ATGAAAGTAAAGGTTAAACTGATTCTAATCTGGCTTCTCTCTCTTGTGGTGATGCTACTTCTGATGGCAAGTGTGACGGCTTACTTCTCATGGAATTATCATCAGCTTGAGGCAAAGGAGAGGATTCAACACGGATTTAATGAGCTGGATCGTACCATTCACCTAGAACTGAATACGCTGAAGGCGAATGCCAAGATACTCTCCGAAGATAGGCAAGTAGTCGCAGGGATCAGTATGATCAGCAGTTATCAGGATATAAATAGCTATCAGCCGCTAATTTTTGATGTTGAGAAGAGAAAGTTGGCCTCTATTCTCTCATCACTGGCAAGTGCCTCCGATATCGATGTGATTGCGCTCTATGATGGCAACTCCCGGTTGAGCTCCTTTTTCATCCATGATGATGACCAAGAACAGACCCATTCTGAAAGTTTTGCTACTCTCCCCCACCAACGCCCTGATGAAGTAAAATATGTCGGTTATCTCTCTTATGATCAGGGAAGCGCAAAGGTTTTTATCTCCAGCACCATCCATGAGCCATTTATTGAATCCAGAGAGTTGCCGGACTTTTTTACCGCGAAGCTGCTGCAGGTGCCAGTCAAAGAGCCCTTAACAAGAATCTACGATGGCGGTGAAGGGCTGGTTCTTGAGATGCTGCAGCCAATCTGGCGCTCTCTTCCTGCCGGAGAGAGAAGAGAGGTTGGTTTCCTGAGGCTTGCGAAGGTGATGGATAAAGCATTCGCTGTTAAAGTCTCAAAGAGTGCAGCACTGGAGTTCTCCATCTGGCTTTCAGAATCCAGACAGTTCGGAAACATTCAGGGCATAGATGATCTGAACCCATTTTTAGCCAGTGAAACCGTGCAGATGGAGCTACCCGGAGTTTATCAACACACATGGGTAGAAGACGTTGAACATTTCATGGGAATTAGCAATCAACAGCTTGCCAATGGTCAGAGCGTAGCCTTTATCTTTAATGTTTCAAAACAGCAGCTGCAATTGGATATGGAGCAAGTGAGAAATGCCGCACTGCTTGTACTGCTTTTTGGCTTTATTTTGGCCCCATTTGGGATCTATTTGCTCAATAGGAATATTTCACTCCCGATTAGCAGATTAACTTCCGGTGTCGAATCATTGAGTATGGGAAGCTTTAATCGCATCGAAGGGCTTAATGAAAAAGATGAGTTCGGATATCTGGCCAGTGCATTTAACAACATGAGCGATGCAATCCAGAAGCGAGGGGAGGAACTAAAGCAGAGTGAAGAGAGGTTCTCGCTGGCTATGCGCGGAGCCAATGATGGACTGTGGGACTGGAATCTGCTGACCGATGAGGTCTACTACTCGCCGCGCTGGTTTACCATGCTCGGCTATGAGCCCGATGCCTTTCCAGCCGTTCTCGACACCTGGAGTAGGCTGGCGCATCCAGATGACAAGGAGAGGTTTCTGCAACACGCACAGGATTATCTTGAAGAGCGTGTCGACAAGATGGAGATGGAGATGCGCATGAAGCATCGGGATGGTCATGATGTGATCGTACTCACACGTTCCATCAAGGTGGTCCGGGAGTCCGATGGCAAGCCGATTCGTCTGGTCGGAACCCATGTCGACATCACTGAGCAGAAAGAGGCAAGCATTTTTCTCTCTGCTTTGCTGGATAACATCGGGGAGGCAATGGTCTCCTGCGATGCTCAGGGGAACTTGGTGCAATTCAATCAGGCTGCCATGCAATTACATGGGCTGCCTGCGAAGCCCATTCCAACCGAACAGTGGGCTGAGTACTATGATTTGTATCAACCTGACGGATGCACCCTGTTACGCAGAGAAGAGATACCACTGTTCCGAGCGCTTCAGGGCGAGCATGTCCAAAATGTTGAGATGGTGGTGGCTCCCAAAAACAGCTCTCCTCGTTTTCTGGTAGCCAATGGTCAACCTCTGGTTGATTCATCAGGTCAGACTTTCGGTGCAGTAGTGACGATGCACGATATTACTGAGCGCAAAGATCTTGAAGAACAGCTCATCCAGTCCCAGAAGATGGAGGCTATCGGTACCCTGGTGGGTGGTATTGCCCATGACTTTAATAATACACTGGCAGGAATTACAGGGAATCTCTATTTGGCTAAAAAGGGAAGTAAAGATAACTCCGAAACATTCAAGCGACTTGAAACTATTGAGGATCTCTCATTTAAAGCTGCAGGTATGATCCAGCAGTTGCTCTCTTTTTCTAGAAAAGGGACATTCAACAAGAAGCCGGTCACCATCTCCTCTTTTCTCAAAGAGATTATTAAAATACACAGAGTTGCCATTCCTGAGAACATCAAGCTTATTCAAGCTATTGAACCCAGTGACATGGAGATTTACGCGGATATTAACCAGATCCAGCAAGTGATTGTTAATCTTCTGAACAACGCTCGTGATGCAGTATGCGATGTTCAGAAACCTGAAATCACGCTCCAGCTTGAAAAATACGTTGCAGACAGTCAGTTCAAAAAAAGCTACCCGGAAGCAGAAGGCGATGAGTTTGCATGTATCAGCGTGATTGATAATGGTGTCGGAGTTAAAGAAGCAGACCTTGAACATCTCTTCGAGCCTTTCTTCACAACCAAGGAGGTTGGTAAAGGCACAGGGCTTGGATTGTCTATGGCATATGGAACAGTTCAATCTCATGGCGGGGTTATCATGCTTGATAGTGCGTATGGTAAAGGTGCAACATTCAAGGTCTATCTACCTCTTCTGAAAGAAACCGGGAGTCTGAGTGTTGATAAATCTGAAGACGAAATTATTCAGGGCCATGGTGAAACCATCCTGCTTGTAGATGATAATCATGACGTGATTCAGATAGGGCGCGATATTCTTGAAAGCATTGGTTATAAGGTTATTACTGCTCTAAATGGCTTGGATGCAGTTGAAGTATATAAAGCTCAAGGCAATAGCATTAACCTGATTCTTCTCGATTTGGTCATGCCTGAAATGGGTGGCGTTGAGGCAGCCAAGGTCATCCGTGATCTTAATAAAGATGCAAAACTTATCTTTGTGACAGGTTATGATTCTGATCAACAATTAAACGATGCAGAGAATATCTCAGCCAAGCTTATATCCAAGCCATTCAAGGTGGCTGAATTAAGTCAGGGAATTCAAGCGGTATTAAAGAGCTAG
- a CDS encoding FKBP-type peptidyl-prolyl cis-trans isomerase: protein MPYLHGEENIVPGLELALEGKSFGDKLKVSLEPADAYGEFDPDIIKHCLVSTG, encoded by the coding sequence ATGCCTTATCTGCATGGCGAAGAGAATATCGTTCCCGGGCTGGAACTAGCGCTGGAAGGCAAGAGCTTTGGCGATAAGTTGAAAGTCTCTCTTGAACCTGCCGATGCTTACGGTGAATTCGATCCAGACATCATTAAACATTGCCTGGTCTCCACTGGCTAA
- a CDS encoding PAS domain S-box protein, with the protein MSEQQKTILLVEDEEAHAALITRAFEDHHASWQLQHVKTLKEAKSILAGQQPDLMLLDNRLPDGEGLELLPGTVENRIFPIIMMTAYGDEKVAVNALKFGALDYVVKSDSMFAEMPHMAERALREWEYVTQNRHAEMIIQMERKQAQTYLDIAGVMFCVLDSKGDIKLMNRKGAEILCCDENETIGKNWFELFISDDIREEIKGVFDQLMNGEIDPVEYYENEVITKTGKRRIIAFHNTILRDEQGKPSGVLFSGEDITEQKEAEAALRQFEHIVSSSTDMMAMLDSGFTYLSANPAYMKAFNKTQDEMIGHTVAELFGEQFFNEIIRPKVERCLAGEEVNYQTWFDFPNSKTLYMDIHYYPYLVAENKVAGYIANARDITDQKRSEQRTLRQEVQAKRILETALDAFIQIDADGLIREWNPHAELIFGWKKEEVLGHALTESIIPQGNRQQHEEGIKHFLATGEGAVLNKVIEIEALHSDGHLLPIELSIVVEKDNGDTYFNAFLRDITDKNRACDELLKSHFDLKDSLAGTVGAISKAVEARDPYTAGHQQRVAEIACAIAEEMGLDEGQIEGIRMGASIHDIGKIQTPAELLSKPTQLTKFEFQLIKEHTTIGYDILKDIKFPWPVADIAHQHHERVDGSGYPQGLKGDEICLEARIVAVADVVEAISSHRPYRAALGIDFALDEIKAKRGIFYDPEAVDACLKAYEDKRFSV; encoded by the coding sequence ATGAGTGAGCAGCAGAAAACTATCCTGCTTGTTGAGGATGAAGAGGCACATGCGGCATTGATAACCCGTGCCTTTGAAGATCACCATGCATCATGGCAGCTACAGCATGTCAAAACACTGAAAGAGGCGAAATCGATACTGGCCGGGCAGCAACCGGATTTGATGCTGCTTGATAACCGATTGCCTGACGGTGAAGGGCTCGAGTTGCTGCCCGGAACTGTAGAGAATCGGATATTCCCCATTATCATGATGACAGCGTACGGCGACGAAAAAGTAGCCGTAAACGCCCTGAAATTCGGGGCGCTGGATTACGTGGTCAAAAGTGATTCTATGTTTGCAGAGATGCCGCATATGGCAGAGCGAGCCCTGCGAGAGTGGGAGTATGTCACCCAGAACAGGCATGCAGAGATGATCATTCAGATGGAGAGAAAGCAGGCTCAGACATACCTTGATATTGCAGGTGTCATGTTTTGTGTGTTGGATTCGAAGGGTGATATCAAGCTCATGAATAGGAAAGGGGCTGAGATACTTTGCTGTGATGAAAATGAAACTATAGGTAAGAACTGGTTTGAGCTCTTCATTAGTGATGACATTCGAGAAGAAATTAAGGGTGTGTTTGATCAGTTAATGAATGGAGAGATTGACCCTGTTGAATATTATGAAAACGAAGTTATTACAAAAACTGGCAAGCGAAGAATAATTGCCTTCCATAACACTATACTCAGAGATGAGCAGGGCAAACCTTCAGGCGTTTTGTTTTCCGGCGAAGATATTACCGAGCAGAAAGAGGCTGAGGCGGCGCTCCGTCAGTTCGAGCATATTGTTTCGTCTTCCACAGATATGATGGCGATGCTGGATAGTGGTTTCACTTACCTTTCTGCTAATCCGGCATATATGAAGGCATTTAATAAAACACAAGATGAGATGATTGGGCATACAGTGGCCGAGCTATTTGGGGAACAGTTCTTTAATGAAATAATAAGACCCAAAGTCGAGCGCTGTTTAGCCGGGGAAGAAGTCAATTATCAGACGTGGTTCGATTTTCCAAATTCTAAGACGCTATACATGGATATACATTATTACCCATATCTTGTTGCTGAAAACAAGGTGGCTGGATATATCGCGAATGCGCGGGATATCACTGATCAAAAACGATCTGAGCAACGGACACTTCGCCAGGAGGTCCAGGCAAAACGGATTCTCGAGACGGCACTCGATGCCTTTATCCAAATTGATGCGGATGGACTCATAAGAGAATGGAATCCGCATGCGGAACTAATATTTGGCTGGAAAAAGGAAGAGGTTCTGGGCCATGCCTTAACTGAATCAATCATACCGCAGGGCAATAGGCAGCAGCATGAAGAGGGAATCAAACACTTTCTGGCCACTGGTGAAGGGGCTGTCCTGAACAAGGTGATAGAAATTGAAGCGCTCCACAGTGATGGGCACCTGCTGCCGATAGAGCTGTCGATTGTTGTGGAGAAGGATAACGGTGACACTTATTTCAATGCCTTCCTGCGTGATATCACTGACAAAAACAGAGCCTGCGATGAGCTTCTCAAGAGTCATTTCGACCTTAAAGATAGTCTGGCTGGTACTGTGGGAGCCATATCCAAGGCTGTTGAGGCCAGAGATCCGTACACCGCAGGCCACCAGCAGCGGGTAGCTGAAATTGCTTGTGCCATTGCAGAAGAGATGGGGCTGGATGAAGGCCAGATCGAAGGCATCAGGATGGGGGCATCCATCCATGATATCGGGAAAATCCAGACACCTGCTGAGCTCCTCTCTAAACCTACGCAATTGACGAAATTTGAATTTCAACTGATCAAAGAGCATACAACCATTGGTTACGATATTCTTAAAGATATCAAATTCCCATGGCCTGTTGCTGATATAGCCCATCAGCATCATGAACGGGTGGATGGATCGGGCTACCCACAGGGGCTCAAAGGGGACGAAATATGTCTGGAGGCGCGCATTGTAGCGGTCGCCGATGTGGTAGAAGCGATAAGCTCACATCGCCCTTATCGAGCTGCACTGGGTATTGATTTTGCACTGGATGAAATCAAGGCCAAGCGCGGGATATTTTATGATCCTGAGGCTGTGGATGCCTGTTTAAAAGCGTATGAAGATAAAAGGTTCAGCGTATAA
- a CDS encoding response regulator, with protein sequence MKGEALNILLVEDNEAHAELVMRSFEDHALANKIHHVKDGEEALDYVFNRGLYADAETYSLPHVILLDLRLPKIDGLEVLRQIRESDVTKSLPVVVLTTSAAETDAAKAYEYHANSYLVKPLDFDQFSKLMKDLGYYWLAWNHYPWS encoded by the coding sequence ATGAAAGGGGAAGCACTAAATATTCTATTGGTTGAAGATAATGAGGCTCATGCTGAACTGGTGATGCGTAGCTTTGAGGATCATGCACTCGCTAATAAGATTCACCATGTAAAGGATGGAGAAGAGGCCCTGGATTATGTGTTTAATCGTGGTCTGTATGCCGATGCGGAAACTTATTCTTTGCCCCATGTAATTCTGCTGGATCTTCGCCTGCCCAAAATTGATGGGCTGGAAGTATTGAGGCAGATACGAGAGTCGGATGTTACGAAAAGCCTGCCTGTCGTGGTGCTGACAACATCAGCAGCGGAAACAGATGCGGCCAAGGCCTATGAATACCACGCCAACAGTTACCTTGTGAAACCGCTGGATTTTGATCAGTTCAGCAAGCTGATGAAAGACCTCGGTTATTACTGGTTGGCCTGGAACCATTACCCATGGTCATGA
- a CDS encoding sensor histidine kinase, whose product MNRKTGQVSLLQQGVSLMPLCFAALSVVLSIVVLVGWHTHNVSLIQINPAFVPMQYNTALGFGLAGAGLFAVLASNMLLRTCIGMTLIVLGSLTLAEYVFLIDLQIDQIFMNHYVDVNTSHPGRMAPNTALCFLLVGLGILSGLIKVIRLQLLWTCLLGVITVALAIVALGGYMSGVEAGYGWGQLTRMALHTAIGFLLLGSALSIYAWLQSKEYQKDMQGFLPIFAGIGSLFITTLWWQAVEAHEAEMVAKLGPEASSHADESILIFGALLTIALVMAIRFFQALDEKSEALLKAKDAQYNNALFNAPLPIMIHAEDMEVVMINAAWEKISGYTHADIPTIADWTEKAYGERKDLVQAEINSLYGLTGNIYEGEFEIRIKDGDKRIWDFMSTPLGASRDGRRLVTSMALDVTERKLIEEERELLIASLEEKNAEIENFTYTVSHDLKSPLVSIQGFVGMLKKDAMAGDEQRVDEDVEQIKSAAITMDTLLNELLEFSRVGRLDNPYEDIAMNALVDEVIDLLSGSIPNNFKIDIQPELPVISADRPRIKALLQNLIENAVKFMGDQPNPCIKIASYNKDHEIVYTIKDNGIGINRDYQEKVFGMFEYLNPEIKGTGMGLALVKRIVEIHGGRSWLESDGEGCGTTLFFTLSKQGEES is encoded by the coding sequence ATGAACAGGAAAACAGGGCAGGTTAGCCTCCTCCAGCAAGGTGTTTCTCTCATGCCTCTTTGTTTTGCTGCTTTGTCAGTAGTGCTGAGCATTGTGGTCCTCGTGGGTTGGCATACTCACAATGTGAGCCTGATTCAGATCAATCCTGCATTTGTTCCCATGCAATATAACACCGCATTAGGTTTTGGCTTGGCAGGAGCCGGTTTATTCGCTGTGTTAGCGTCAAATATGCTTTTGAGAACATGCATTGGAATGACTTTAATCGTGTTGGGTTCACTAACGCTTGCTGAATATGTTTTCTTGATTGATTTACAAATTGATCAGATTTTTATGAATCACTATGTAGACGTAAATACTTCCCATCCCGGACGCATGGCGCCTAATACCGCACTCTGTTTTCTTCTGGTTGGTCTGGGTATTTTAAGTGGATTGATTAAAGTTATTAGGTTGCAACTGCTGTGGACATGTCTTCTGGGGGTTATCACTGTTGCCTTGGCCATAGTCGCCTTGGGCGGCTATATGTCCGGTGTGGAGGCTGGTTATGGTTGGGGGCAATTAACAAGAATGGCTCTCCACACAGCAATTGGTTTCTTGCTTCTGGGCTCAGCCCTGTCCATTTACGCATGGCTTCAATCTAAAGAGTACCAGAAAGATATGCAGGGGTTTCTTCCCATATTTGCAGGCATAGGCAGTCTGTTTATCACCACTTTATGGTGGCAAGCCGTAGAAGCACATGAGGCTGAGATGGTTGCCAAATTAGGGCCTGAAGCTTCAAGTCATGCCGATGAAAGCATCCTGATCTTCGGTGCCTTGCTGACCATTGCGCTAGTGATGGCAATCAGGTTTTTTCAAGCATTGGATGAGAAGTCCGAAGCACTGCTCAAGGCTAAAGATGCACAGTATAATAATGCTCTGTTCAATGCTCCTCTTCCCATCATGATACATGCCGAAGATATGGAAGTCGTCATGATTAATGCTGCATGGGAAAAGATTAGCGGTTACACCCATGCTGATATTCCCACCATCGCCGATTGGACTGAGAAAGCATATGGAGAGCGCAAGGATTTGGTGCAGGCGGAGATTAATAGTCTGTACGGGTTAACCGGAAACATTTATGAAGGTGAGTTTGAAATAAGAATCAAAGACGGTGATAAACGAATATGGGATTTCATGTCGACACCATTAGGGGCTTCCCGTGATGGCAGACGTTTGGTAACCAGTATGGCTTTGGATGTCACCGAGCGCAAGCTGATCGAAGAAGAGCGTGAGTTACTAATTGCAAGCCTTGAGGAGAAAAATGCCGAGATTGAGAATTTCACCTATACCGTTTCCCATGACCTGAAGAGTCCATTGGTCAGTATTCAGGGCTTTGTCGGCATGCTTAAGAAGGATGCCATGGCCGGTGATGAGCAGAGAGTTGATGAAGATGTTGAGCAGATTAAATCAGCAGCTATAACAATGGATACCTTGCTCAATGAGTTACTGGAGTTTTCGCGGGTTGGACGGCTGGATAATCCATATGAAGATATTGCTATGAATGCACTTGTGGATGAGGTGATTGATCTGCTTTCAGGGAGCATCCCGAATAATTTCAAAATTGATATTCAGCCAGAGCTTCCGGTGATATCTGCAGACCGTCCGCGCATCAAGGCGCTGTTGCAAAATCTGATTGAGAATGCAGTGAAGTTCATGGGTGATCAACCTAATCCCTGCATCAAGATTGCCTCTTACAACAAAGACCATGAAATAGTCTATACTATTAAGGACAACGGTATCGGTATTAATCGAGACTATCAGGAGAAGGTTTTTGGCATGTTTGAATACCTGAATCCCGAGATAAAGGGAACAGGCATGGGACTGGCACTGGTCAAACGCATTGTCGAGATACATGGCGGTCGCAGCTGGCTGGAATCGGATGGTGAGGGCTGTGGAACCACGTTGTTTTTTACATTGTCTAAACAGGGAGAGGAATCATGA